In the genome of Actinomycetota bacterium, the window CGTCGGAGTCCGCAAGGGCTTCAAGGGGCCAGTCGTCACGGTTTCGCGCTCTCATCCCAATTTGGTGCGTGCCCTCTTTGCGCTGGAAGTGCCGGAAATAGCAGACGGCACTGTTGAAATCGGTGCGCTCTCGCGCGAAGCGGGGCACCGAACCAAGATCGCAGTTCGCTCCACTGTGTCGGGAGTCAACGCCAAAGGGGCATGCATCGGGCCGATGGGACAGCGAGTGCGCCAAGTGATGGCTGAACTGCATGGCGAGAAGATCGACATCGTGGATTTCAGCGATGATCCCGCCGAGCTGATCGCGCATGCCCTGTCGCCAGCGCAGGTGACTTCGGTGATCATCGTGGATCCGGTTGCGCGTGCCGCGCGAGTGACAGTGCCGGACTACCAACTCTCCTTGGCCATTGGCAAGGAAGGCCAGAATGCTCGTCTGGCAGCACGGATGACGGGCTGGCGTATTGACATCCGACCCGACACGGCCGAAGGCGAATCGGCTGAACCTGAACCTGCATGAGCCCCGATGTTCTGGGGCCAGTACGCACCTGCGTGGGTTGTCGCAAGCGCGCTCCGCAAGGGCAACTGATCCGAGTGGCTCAGGAAGGCGGCGCCCTTCGAATCGGACGAGAGGCTGCTGGCAGGGGAGCCTGGTTGCACCCGACTTTGCAGTGTTTCGGACTGGCTGAGCGCAGGTCGGCCTTCGGGCGTGCCCTTGGAATCGCCGGCCCACTGGACAGCACGGCGCTTGCCTGTCACCTCGAAGGTCAGGGACCGCAGGCATCCGCGCTATAGTTATCGCCGCTGTGTGCACACGCGCACAGATCCATCCGCCTAAGCGTCGGGAGCTCACATGAGGTCATCCACCCGATGAACGAGCAGGGTTAGTCATGCGTCGTTCGCACTGACGGTTCGGGTTGGATAACCCGGGCCAAAGACAGGAGAAACGTGTCAAAGGTCCGGGTCCATGAGCTCGCAAAAGAGCTAGGGGTCACAAGCAAAGATGTACTCGCCAAGCTCGCTGAGCTAGGGGAGTTTGTGAAGTCTGCGTCGTCCACGGTTGAACCGCCGGTCGCGCGCAAGCTCAAAGAGGCGATGCCAGCAGTGGCCGCCCCTGCAAAGCCAGCCGCAAAGAAGGCGGCCGCCAAGCCTGCTGAGGCAGCCGTCGCCCCTGTGCCAGTAGCTCCAATTGAGTCCGTGGCACCTGCTGCTCCAACGCCAGCTGCAGCTCCCGCGCCCGTGCCAGCTGCGCCCGTAGCACCTGCGCCTGTGGCGCCGGCGCCGGTAGCACCGGCGCCCGTAGCGCCGGCAGCCGCCGCGACAGAGTCCGCGCCCGTAGCTCCGACAGCTCCCCGTCCAGATGCTCCTCGCCCAGCTGGTCCCCGTCCGGGTAACAATCCCTTCGGTGGTTCCACGGGCATGGGTCGTCCGGCAGCTCCTCGTCCGGGTAACAATCCCTTCGGTGGTTCCACGGGCATGGCTCGTCCGGCAACCCCGAGTGCTCCAGCGGTGCCAGGCGCGCCTCGTCCCAATCCAGGCATGATGCCCGCGATGCGCCAAGCGCGTCCTGGTGCCCCAGCCAGCCCAGGTCAGCGTCCCAGCGGTCCCGGACAGCGTCCTGGTGGCCCAGGTGGTCCCGGACGTCCAAGTGGGCCCGGTGGCCCGGGTCAACGTCCGGCAGGTCCCGGTGGATTCCAAAATCGCGGTCCAGCCGGTCCTGGTGGCGCTGGCCGTCCCGGTGGCGGTGGTGGAGGATTCGCTGGTCGCCCGGCAGGCCCAGGCGGCGGCACCGGTGCCCCCGGCGGTCCCGGTGGATTCCCAGGTCGCCCCGGTGCAGGTGGCCGTGGCACGACCGCAGGCGCCTTTGGTCGTCCCGGGGGTCGTCCTTCACGCGGACGCAAGTCCAAGCGAGCCAAGCGTCAAGAGTTCGACAACATGCAGGCGCCGTCACTGACTGGCGTGCGCATCACGCGGGGCAGCGGCGAATCCATTCGCCTTCCTCGTGGCGCAAGCGTGTCGGATTTCGCAGACAAGATCGGCGCCATGCCAGCAGATCTGGTCAAGGTGCTGATTGAACTCGGCGAGATGGTGACCACCACTCAGTCCATTGACGATGACACCCTGCGTCTGCTCGGTGAGGAGCTCAACTACGTCGTTGAGGTCGTTTCACCTGAAGATGAGGATCGTGAGCTCCTTGAGTCCTATGACCTTGAGTTTGGTGAAGATGAAGGCGGCGAAGTCGACCTCATCACTCGTCCGCCTGTGGTGACCGTCATGGGTCACGTCGATCACGGCAAGACACGTCTTCTGGACTCGATCCGCAAGACCAATGTCATCGGCGGAGAAGCTGGTGGCATCACTCAGCACATCGGTGCCTACCAAGTTGCTGCGATGACTGCGACCGGTGAGCGCAAGATCACCTTCATTGACACCCCCGGACACGAGGCCTTCACAGCCATGCGTGCCCGTGGCGCGCAGGTCACCGATATTGCGATTCTCGTGGTCGCGGCCGATGACGGTGTGAAGCCTCAGACGATTGAAGCACTGAACCACGTACAGGCCGCAGGCGTGCCGATCGTGGTGGCCGTGAACAAGGTCGACAAAGAGGGTGCGGACCCGATGAAGGTTCGCGGTCAACTCACGGAATACGGCTTGGTTGCTGAAGAATTCGGTGGCGACACCATGTTCATCGACGTGTCAGCTCTCAGTGGCATCGGTATCCCCGCCTTGCTGGATGCCGTGCTCCTGACTGCTGATGCGGCACTGGACCTTCGCGCCAATCCGAATCAGGATGCCCAGGGTGTGGCGATCGAAGCGCACCTGGATCGTGGTCGCGGACCGGTGGCAACAGTGTTGGTCCAACGCGGAACACTTCGCGCTGGTGACTCCATCGTGGCCGGCGATGCCTTTGGTCGTGTTCGTGCAATGCACGATGACGAGGGCAATGTCGTTGAGGTCGCTGGGCCCTCGTTCCCTGTTCAGGTGCTCGGTCTCACGTCCGTGCCCGGCGCCGGTGACAGTTTCCTCGTGGTCTCCGAGGACCGCATCGCCCGACAGATCGCCCAGACGCGTCAAGCCCGTGAGCGCAATGCCCTGCTGGCAAAAAACCGCGTCAAGCGTTCACTTGAGGACTTCCTTGAGTCCATTGAGAAGGGTGAGGTTGCAGAACTCAATCTCATCATCAAGGGCGACGTGTCCGGTTCGGTCGAGGCTCTTGAAGAGGCATTGGTCAAGATCGATGTCGGCGATGAAGTCTCGATGCGTGTCATTCACCGTGGCGTCGGTGCGATCACCAAGAACGATGTGACCCTGGCCGCAGCCTCCAAGGCTGTGATCATCGGGTTCAACGTTCGACCTGAGGGCAAGGTTGCCGAATTGGCGACTCATGAGGGTGTCGATGTGCGCTTCTACAGCGTGATCTACGCCGCCATCGACGATGTCGAGCAGGCCCTTCGCGGCATGCTCAAGCCGATCTACGAGGAAGTGCAGCTGGGTACCGCCGAGGTGCGTGAGGTCTTCAAGTCCTCCAAGTTCGGCACCATCGCCGGCTGTGTTGTGCAGACGGGTGAGATCAAGCGCAACTCCAAGGCTCGCCTTGTGCGCGATGGGGCAGTGGTCGCCGACAGCGTTGCGGTGGCTGGCCTGCGTCGATTCAAGGACGATGTGACAGAGGTTCGCGAGGGCTTCGAGTGCGGTATCAATCTGGGCAACTTCCAAGACGTCAAGGTTGACGACATCATCGAGACCTTCGAGATGCGCGAGATTCCGCGGAAGTCATGACCAAGGCGCGCCAGCACAAGCTGGAGGATCGCGTTCGGGTCATCGTTGCCGAGACTCTCGAAAAGCGAGTGAAGGATCCCAGGCTGGGATTCATCACGATCACTGATGTACGCATGACTCCTGATCTTCGCGAGGCATCGATCTTCTACACGGTGTTTGGCGATGCCGAATCTGTCGATGCAACGGCTATCGCTCTGGAGTCTGCGAAAGGCTTGTTGCGCAGTGAGGTTGGCAAGCAGACCGGGATCAAGTTCACCCCGTCGCTCGCCTTCTTCGCTGACGCGATGCCTGAGAATGCTCGCCACGTTGAAGATCTCCTGCGCAAGGCGCAGGAGGACGATGCCCGGGTGCATGAGCAGGCAACAAGCGCGAAGTACGCCGGCGACATCGACCCCTATCGGCATCCCCGTGAGGTTGACGGCGAGGAAGAGTGAACGGGCTGCTCGTACTCGACAAGCCCAGCGACTGGACTTCGCATGATGTCGTCGGTCGGGTGCGACGCATCCTTGGCACCCGCAAGGTCGGCCACGCCGGCACCTTGGATCCCATGGCTACCGGAGTCCTGATTCTGGGCGTCGGACGCGCCACGCGACTGCTCGGATACATCTCTGGAGCTGACAAGACCTACACGGCCACGATCCGCCTGGGGCAGAGCACGAGCACCGATGATGCTGAAGGCGAGTTCATCGGCCAGGCATCCTCGGATGCATTGGCTGCGCTGCATCTCTCGTCAGTCGAGGAAGGCATCGCCTTGCTCACCGGAACGATCATGCAAGTTCCGAGTTCGGTCAGCGCCATCAAAGTCGATGGCAAGCGGGCATATGCACGGGTGCGCGCTGGCGAAGATGTCGTATTGCCTCCGCGAAGAGTCGAGGTCAGCGAATTCGCGCTGCTGGATCATCAGTTCGGCGAATTCTGGCTGGACCTTCAGGTACAGGTGACGTGCAGTTCCGGCACGTACATCCGCGCACTTGCCCGCGATCTTGGCAATGAACTCAGTTTGGGCGGCCACCTCACCGCGCTTCGGCGAACCCGACTTGGTCCCTGGGATCAAAGCGAGGCGATATCAGCCGAAGATCTTGCTTCGGGAGCAATCTCAGAGGAGTCATTGATCTCCTTGGAGGATGCGGCCGCACGCGTGTTTCCCCGATGGGTCGTGTCGGATCCCGACTCGCTCATGGTGCGCAATGGTCGGCGTATTGATTGGACCTATGCCGAGTCCTCCGACCCGGTTATTGCGATCTTCGACAACGGAGGTAATTTTCTGGCACTGGCAGAGCAGCATGGCCCGACTGCCAAATACCTTGCAGTGTTCGTCTGACCTAGGGTTGATTTCAAATGGCGAGTGAGCGCACCAGTCCAAGTGAGCGCAAGGGCGCAGTCCTGTGCATTGGCGTCTTTGACGGAGTGCACAAGGGACACCAGGCGCTGCTTGCCGAAGGCCGAGCGCTGGCCGATGAACTGGGACTTCCACTTGTGGCAGTGACCTTTGACCCGCATCCGTTGTCAGTCGTTCGTCCCGACTTCGCTCCGACTTCGCTCGCGAGCCTGGCCGAGCGCAGGTTCCTGCTCTTCAATGCAGGTGCTGACGATGTGTTCGTACTGAAGTTCACTCAAGAGGTGTCTGGCTGGGAGCCAGAGGAGTTCATCCATCGAGTGCTTGCCGACACCTTGCAGGCCAAGGCGATTGTGGTTGGCGAGAACTTTCGCTTTGGTCATCGCGCGGCCGGTGACGTCGACACCCTTCGTGAGGCAGGCAAGCGATATGGCTTTGTCGTGAGTGCGGTCACGATGGCAGCTGATGCCGAACCCTGGTCATCAACACGGGTACGCACGGCCATCGCCGAGGGAGACATGGCTGAGGTCAGGCGCGTTCTTGGGCGCAACTATGAACTCACCGGAATCGTGGTGCATGGCGACCACCGGGGACGCGATCTGGGATTTCCCACGGCGAACCTGCTGTGGCTGGGCAACCCGGCCATTCCCGCTGATGGTGTCTACGCCGGGTGGCTGGTGGTGCGCAACCAACGCTTTCCCGCGGCGATCTCCGTTGGCACAAACCCGCAGTTCTCAGGCGATGAACGTCGCATTGAGAGCTATGTCCTTGATCGGGATGACCTTGATCTGTACGACTGCGAAGTCACCATCGTGTTTGTTGCTCATTTGCGCGGGCAACTGGTGTTCGATGGCCTCGAGGGGCTCATCGAGCAGATGAATCAGGACGTGGCCAAGACGCGTGAGGTCTTGAACCTGCTGTAGGGCTGATACTCTTTGCTCTCCAGACGGTCAAGAAGCGGGCGCTTCGCGATTCGTGTCGAAATTGAAATGTGTCCCAGACAGGGACGCGCCCGAGAGGAACGTATGTCGCTCGATAGTGCAACCAAAGAAGCCATCATTGCCGAATTCGGCTCAAAGCCTGGTGATACCGGCTCTCCAGAAGTTCAGATTGCGTTGCTCAGTCGTCGTATCAACGACCTGACCGAGCACCTCAAGACTCACAAGCACGATCACCACAGTCGGCGTGGGCTGCTGCTCCTGGTTGGGCAGCGTCGTCGCTTGCTGCAGTACCTGGTCAAGACCGATATCGCCCGATACCGCTCGATCATCGAGAAGCTCGGCATTCGCCGCTAATACTTTTCGAACTGGCGCGAAGATCGCGCCAGTTCTGCTTTATCCGCGCGGAAACCTTCCGAGCGGCACAACTTCATACTGCGTATGAGATTCGGGGCGCTGCGACGCTGTCGCCTGTCGGTCCTCGGTAGTGACCTCCTGGTGTGATTCACCAGTGGGCCTCGATCGGAGACCGCCACTTGCCCGCACTCGCGAGCGCCCCTGTTAACGAACAGGAGGCACCCGTGGAGGGTCCCGCAATTGCAACAACCCAGGCCGTTATTGATAACGGCGCACTGGGGCAACGCGTCATTGTCTTCGAGACCGGACGACTCGCCCGCCAAGCGGCAGGCGCAGTCACCGTCACCCTCGATGACGAGACGATGCTGATTTCAGCCACGACGGCAGGCAAGTCGCCGCGTGATTCATTCGACTTCTTCCCACTCACTGTGGACGTTGAAGAGCGTATGTACGCCGTGGGCCGCATCCCCGGCTCGTTCTTTCGTCGTGAAGGTCGACCAAGTGAGGACGCAATCCTCACCTGCCGTCTCATCGACCGTCCGCTTCGCCCAACCTTTGTCAAGGGTCTGCGCAATGAGGTGCAGGTGGTCGTGACCGTCATGGCACTCAACCCTGGTGATCTCTACGACGTTGTGGCGATCAATGCCGCTTCAGCGTCGACTCAGATTGCCGGCCTGCCCTTCAGCGGCCCTATCGGCGCCGTGCGCGTTGCGCTCATCCGCGGCCAGTGGGTTGCCTTCCCGACGCATGATCAGCTTGAGGAGGCCGTGTTCGACATGGTCGTCGCAGGCTCCATCATCGGTGACGACATCGCCATCACCATGGTTGAGGCCGAGGCCACAGTTCGCACAATTGAATTGATCGCAGGTGGGGCGACTGCTCCGACAGAGGCAGTTGTCGCACAAGGCCTGGAAGCTTCCAAGGCTTTCATCCGAGTGCTCTGTGAAGCACAGATCGAGCTTGCTGCAACCGCAGCAAAGCCAACGGGCCACTTCCCGGTCTTCCTTGACTATGAAGATGACGCGTATGAGGCCGTCTCGGCAATCGCGTTCGATTCAGTTGCTGAAGCGCTGAAGATCCTTGGCAAGTCCGAGCGTGAAGATCGACTCGATGCCATCAAGGCAGAGGTCCTCGAGCAAATTGGCGACAAGTTCGCTGGTCGCGAGAAGGAACTGTCGGCAGCTCTTCGCTCAGTGACCAAGAACTGCGTTCGCGAGCGTGTGCTTCGCGAGAAGATCCGCATCGATGGTCGTGGGCTCACCGACATTCGCACCTTGTCCGCTGAGGTGCAGGTCATCCCACGTGTGCATGGCTCAGCGCTGTTCGAGCGCGGCGAGACTCAGATCCTGGGCATCACCACCTTGAACATGCTGCGCATGGAACAGCAGCTTGACACTCTCAATCCTGAGAATCGCAAGCGTTACATGCACAACTACAACTTCCCGCCGTACTCCACAGGTGAGACGGGTCGTGTGGGTTCCCCCAAGCGTCGCGAGATCGGCCATGGTGCTCTCGCGGAGCGCGCCCTGGTGCCGGTGCTGCCTTCGCGCGAGGAGTTCCCGTATGCCATTCGTCAGGTCTCTGAGGCACTGAGCTCCAATGGCTCAACCTCAATGGGCTCGGTCTGCGCATCGACCATGTCGCTGCTCAACGCCGGTGTGCCACTCAAGGCTCCTGTTGCGGGTATCGCAATGGGCCTGATCTCTGGTGTTGTTGACGGCAAGCAGGAGTACGTGGCGATCACGGACATCCTGGGAGCAGAGGACGCATACGGCGACATGGACTTCAAGGTCGCCGGCACCAAGGATTTCGTCACGGCCTTGCAGTTGGACACCAAGCTCGATGGCATTCCTGCGTCGGTGCTCGCCGCCGCTTTGAACCAAGCCCGCGATGCTCGCCTGACCATTCTTGAGGTGATGGCCGAGGCCATTGACGCTCCTGATGAGATGGCAGCGACTGCGCCGCGCGTGATCAGCATCCAGGTGCCAGTTGACAAGATCGGTGAGGTCATTGGGCCAAAGGGCAAGATCATCAACCAGATCCAGGAAGAGACCGGCGCCGACATCACTATCGAGGATGACGGCACGATCTACATCGGTGCAACTGATGGTCCATCTGCTGAGGCAGCTCGCGCGATGATCAACCAGATCGCCAATCCGACGATGCCTGAAGTTGGCGAGCGTTACCTGGGCACGGTCGTCAAGACGACCACCTTTGGTGCATTCATCTCTCTGGTACCTGGCAAGGACGGCCTGCTGCATATCTCGGAGGTCAAGAAGCTTGCCGGTGGCAAGCGCATCGAGGCTGTTGAAGATGTGCTCAAGGTCGGTGACAAGGTCGAGGTTGAGATCAAGGAGATCGATCCGCGCGGAAAGCTCTCCCTTCAGCCGGTAACCGAAGCGGCCGCGGTCTAACCACCGATGGCACGCGCGCACACCACCACTCTGCTCAGGGAGGACGACGGCAGCATTGTCTGCCGAACCGTTCTCCCTGGCGGACTGCGCATCATCACACAGCAAGTCCCCGGAGTTCGCTCCGCCGCATTCGGCGTATGGGTCACCGCAGGCTCTCGCGATGAGACTCCAGCCCAGCATGGCTCGGCGCATTTTCTCGAGCACCTCCTGTTCAAGGGCACACACAAGCGATCAGCGCTGGAAATCTCGTCAATGGTCGATGCAGTTGGTGGTGACCTGAACGCCTTCACAGGCAAAGAGCTGACCTGTTATCACGCCAAAGCACTCGATCGTGATCTGCCGATGATCATCGACGTGGTCTGTGACGTAGTAACCGATGCATTG includes:
- the rpsO gene encoding 30S ribosomal protein S15, whose product is MSLDSATKEAIIAEFGSKPGDTGSPEVQIALLSRRINDLTEHLKTHKHDHHSRRGLLLLVGQRRRLLQYLVKTDIARYRSIIEKLGIRR
- the rbfA gene encoding 30S ribosome-binding factor RbfA, with product MTKARQHKLEDRVRVIVAETLEKRVKDPRLGFITITDVRMTPDLREASIFYTVFGDAESVDATAIALESAKGLLRSEVGKQTGIKFTPSLAFFADAMPENARHVEDLLRKAQEDDARVHEQATSAKYAGDIDPYRHPREVDGEEE
- a CDS encoding bifunctional riboflavin kinase/FAD synthetase is translated as MASERTSPSERKGAVLCIGVFDGVHKGHQALLAEGRALADELGLPLVAVTFDPHPLSVVRPDFAPTSLASLAERRFLLFNAGADDVFVLKFTQEVSGWEPEEFIHRVLADTLQAKAIVVGENFRFGHRAAGDVDTLREAGKRYGFVVSAVTMAADAEPWSSTRVRTAIAEGDMAEVRRVLGRNYELTGIVVHGDHRGRDLGFPTANLLWLGNPAIPADGVYAGWLVVRNQRFPAAISVGTNPQFSGDERRIESYVLDRDDLDLYDCEVTIVFVAHLRGQLVFDGLEGLIEQMNQDVAKTREVLNLL
- the infB gene encoding translation initiation factor IF-2, translating into MSKVRVHELAKELGVTSKDVLAKLAELGEFVKSASSTVEPPVARKLKEAMPAVAAPAKPAAKKAAAKPAEAAVAPVPVAPIESVAPAAPTPAAAPAPVPAAPVAPAPVAPAPVAPAPVAPAAAATESAPVAPTAPRPDAPRPAGPRPGNNPFGGSTGMGRPAAPRPGNNPFGGSTGMARPATPSAPAVPGAPRPNPGMMPAMRQARPGAPASPGQRPSGPGQRPGGPGGPGRPSGPGGPGQRPAGPGGFQNRGPAGPGGAGRPGGGGGGFAGRPAGPGGGTGAPGGPGGFPGRPGAGGRGTTAGAFGRPGGRPSRGRKSKRAKRQEFDNMQAPSLTGVRITRGSGESIRLPRGASVSDFADKIGAMPADLVKVLIELGEMVTTTQSIDDDTLRLLGEELNYVVEVVSPEDEDRELLESYDLEFGEDEGGEVDLITRPPVVTVMGHVDHGKTRLLDSIRKTNVIGGEAGGITQHIGAYQVAAMTATGERKITFIDTPGHEAFTAMRARGAQVTDIAILVVAADDGVKPQTIEALNHVQAAGVPIVVAVNKVDKEGADPMKVRGQLTEYGLVAEEFGGDTMFIDVSALSGIGIPALLDAVLLTADAALDLRANPNQDAQGVAIEAHLDRGRGPVATVLVQRGTLRAGDSIVAGDAFGRVRAMHDDEGNVVEVAGPSFPVQVLGLTSVPGAGDSFLVVSEDRIARQIAQTRQARERNALLAKNRVKRSLEDFLESIEKGEVAELNLIIKGDVSGSVEALEEALVKIDVGDEVSMRVIHRGVGAITKNDVTLAAASKAVIIGFNVRPEGKVAELATHEGVDVRFYSVIYAAIDDVEQALRGMLKPIYEEVQLGTAEVREVFKSSKFGTIAGCVVQTGEIKRNSKARLVRDGAVVADSVAVAGLRRFKDDVTEVREGFECGINLGNFQDVKVDDIIETFEMREIPRKS
- the truB gene encoding tRNA pseudouridine(55) synthase TruB, with the translated sequence MNGLLVLDKPSDWTSHDVVGRVRRILGTRKVGHAGTLDPMATGVLILGVGRATRLLGYISGADKTYTATIRLGQSTSTDDAEGEFIGQASSDALAALHLSSVEEGIALLTGTIMQVPSSVSAIKVDGKRAYARVRAGEDVVLPPRRVEVSEFALLDHQFGEFWLDLQVQVTCSSGTYIRALARDLGNELSLGGHLTALRRTRLGPWDQSEAISAEDLASGAISEESLISLEDAAARVFPRWVVSDPDSLMVRNGRRIDWTYAESSDPVIAIFDNGGNFLALAEQHGPTAKYLAVFV
- a CDS encoding YlxR family protein, encoding MSPDVLGPVRTCVGCRKRAPQGQLIRVAQEGGALRIGREAAGRGAWLHPTLQCFGLAERRSAFGRALGIAGPLDSTALACHLEGQGPQASAL
- the nusA gene encoding transcription termination factor NusA gives rise to the protein MDIDVGALKALVREKGLSLELLVDSIEQALLVAYHRSPGSSERARVELDRKSGHVVVWAAELDEEGVTIREFDDTPDGFGRIAATTASQVFLGRLREAEGDATLVEFTGREGDLVSGLVQQTSNPRMIRVDIGKIEANLPPEEQVPGEDYRHGSRLKCLVVGVRKGFKGPVVTVSRSHPNLVRALFALEVPEIADGTVEIGALSREAGHRTKIAVRSTVSGVNAKGACIGPMGQRVRQVMAELHGEKIDIVDFSDDPAELIAHALSPAQVTSVIIVDPVARAARVTVPDYQLSLAIGKEGQNARLAARMTGWRIDIRPDTAEGESAEPEPA
- a CDS encoding polyribonucleotide nucleotidyltransferase, encoding MEGPAIATTQAVIDNGALGQRVIVFETGRLARQAAGAVTVTLDDETMLISATTAGKSPRDSFDFFPLTVDVEERMYAVGRIPGSFFRREGRPSEDAILTCRLIDRPLRPTFVKGLRNEVQVVVTVMALNPGDLYDVVAINAASASTQIAGLPFSGPIGAVRVALIRGQWVAFPTHDQLEEAVFDMVVAGSIIGDDIAITMVEAEATVRTIELIAGGATAPTEAVVAQGLEASKAFIRVLCEAQIELAATAAKPTGHFPVFLDYEDDAYEAVSAIAFDSVAEALKILGKSEREDRLDAIKAEVLEQIGDKFAGREKELSAALRSVTKNCVRERVLREKIRIDGRGLTDIRTLSAEVQVIPRVHGSALFERGETQILGITTLNMLRMEQQLDTLNPENRKRYMHNYNFPPYSTGETGRVGSPKRREIGHGALAERALVPVLPSREEFPYAIRQVSEALSSNGSTSMGSVCASTMSLLNAGVPLKAPVAGIAMGLISGVVDGKQEYVAITDILGAEDAYGDMDFKVAGTKDFVTALQLDTKLDGIPASVLAAALNQARDARLTILEVMAEAIDAPDEMAATAPRVISIQVPVDKIGEVIGPKGKIINQIQEETGADITIEDDGTIYIGATDGPSAEAARAMINQIANPTMPEVGERYLGTVVKTTTFGAFISLVPGKDGLLHISEVKKLAGGKRIEAVEDVLKVGDKVEVEIKEIDPRGKLSLQPVTEAAAV